The stretch of DNA CGTACAAGTCTATTACCTGCAATACGCTCTTTTTGATATGTTTCTAATAGTGATTGCAGAGAGGGAGGTATTTTTTTTGCAGAATGAACTTCGTGGGTTCTCCAAGACCAAGTCCATACCAAAAGTGCATTTTTATTTTTACCAAAGGCATGTAGATTAACCATTGCATATTTCGGTTCTTGTACAATCACAACTGTTTCAGGGAATACCATACTGAGGTATCCTCCCAATAAAACCTCATCGGTAACAATGAGGTCAATATCGTTCTTTGCTATAATGGGCTGCAAATCTTCACAAAACTGCTCGTGTGGGAGGTTTAGGCGAATGGTTTTTTGGAAAAAGTAGGGAAATACTGCAATGCGCATCACAACAATGATGAGAATGGTAGCTGATGCTAAATAAGCCATTCGTTGAAACAGCTTCCAAGTTTTCGAGGGTATAGAGTAGGGGTAACACTTCAATAGACAGTATCCGGGGAAAAAGACAAAGAAGGGCTGCATCCATCTTTCATGAAAAATAGTGGCATTGAAGATAAGGACTGCAAAAACCAACTGTCCAATAACCAAGAGAAAAAAGTACTCAAAGAAAGCTATCCATTCGCTTTTGGTTTGGGATGCTGATTGAAGCCTACGGAAGTGGGTCAAACCAAAAGCGACTAAAAAAACAGATAAAAACGATAAGAGATTGACCAATAAAACTTGTAGCCCCAAGACTTTTGCCATCCACATAGAATCATTGCTGGTAGAGCCTAAATCAGAACTTACTCCACCTGCCAACTCCCATATATTTTGCCAAATCCATGTGAAATGTGGGCCAATTATTGAAGCTGTTATGAAAAGAGTTACTAATGTTTTTGATGTGATCAAGATGCTTCTACCTTTGGGCAGTAGTAATAAGGCAAGACAAACACTGGACATGAAAATCAAGAAATTGTATTTAGACAAAATACCCATAGCAAGTGTGAAACCCAATAAAACATAGTACTTCCATTGAGGCTTTTGCCAAATTCTTTCCAAATATACCATGCTCCAAATGCTTGCCACTGTGACCAATACGGTATGTGTATGCCGCAAGGATTCGGTTGAAAATTGGGCTAAGAACAGAGAAAAAATTACTGCTCCAAATCCTATTTTTTTGTTTTGGCTCATGCGACTGAAAATCAAAAACAGGCCATAATAGCTCATCAACATAAGCACCATTCTGAAAAAAACATACACCCAGTGATGGTTGCCAAAAACTTCAATCAAGGCAATGTTTGTCCAAGTATAGAGAGGTGGCTGGATGTCGTAACCCAATAACAACCATTGGGATAGATAGGATTGTTCTGATTCGTCGATTTCAATACCCGTTGAGAATAGAAGCCTCGTCAAACCCAAAAGCAGCACGAAAATACTGATTGAAATCAAAGCCGTTTTATTGTTAACATTTTCTCTTTTCATAGAAAAGATTTTTTGCCACAAAAGTATTTTTTTTTGAAGGGATGAAGCAACCTTTCCCACATTTTCTGCACCACTTTTGGTGATAAAAGTTTTTGATTTATCTGCAAAATCTGTGTTTTGCTTTACCAAACTTACCTTTATGTAAACATCTATTTTACTAAAAAACACTGTTTTAGTGCATACTTGGTCTGTATAACCAAGTATTTTATTCTATCACTTTCTAAATTTTTAGTACCGATGAAAAATATCATTTTTTTCGTATTGTCAATTGTATGTGTGGGTTTTATGACTTCTTGCGACAAAGAAGAGGTTTTGTCTGCAACCGATGAAACTGTAGAACAAATCATTGTGAGCAGCAACAAAACTACTTTGGAGGATGCCGACATTCCTATCGAAATCACCAACTATGTAGCTGCCAAATTTCCTAACAATTGGATTGAACAGGCACGATTGGCTTCAGGTTTGGGCTATGAAGTATGGTTAGACGACTATTCAGAAGTATTTTTTAGTACAGATGGCGAATTTTTGAGAGAAGGTGCGCCTCGTGGCAAACATGGCAGACGTGGCAATTTTGGAGAGTTGATTGCATTGGAGGATTTACCTACTACGATTACCGATTATGTGACAGCGAATTATTCTGATGCAACGATTGAACGAGCAAGATTGGGCGATAGAGGTTATTTGGTGGGTTTGGATACTGGCGTTTCTTTGTTGTTTGATACCGAAGGTAATTTTGAAGGTGAAAGAACCTGTGGTGGAGGTGATGGTGATAGAGGACACAATGTGGCAATTGAAGATTTACCAAGTGCCATTACTGACTATATTGCAGCCAATTATCCCGATACTGCCATTGAACGAGCCAAAACCTATCCCGATGGCTATAAAGTGAAGTTGGAGGATGGCACTAAGTTGGCATTTGATACAGAAGGGAATTTGTTGGAGTTATAAATATGGATATTATTTAAAATCATAGACTTCCAAAATTTTTGCTTTGAAGAAGAATTCCTACAGAAAAGTATGACCTACCTTCTAAGTATATATTTCGGAAGTCTTTTGTTTTTACAGTTTGTATTTTAAATCCCAATCAATGCCGCTCCAATCACCCCTGCCGAATCTCCCAAATGATGCTGCACAATCGGTGTTTCCAAACTATCACTAAAAACGTGCTGTCTGACCTGCTCCACACCCTCGGTATAAAGCTCAGGAATATTGGACACCCCGCCTCCAATAACAATGATGTCAGGATCCAAAATATTGATAAGGTTGCTCATGGCTCTGCCAAAGTTGACAAAAAACTGCTGCATAAATTCAACCGCTTTCGTTTCACTCAATCGATAATTAGCTACAATTTCTTTGAGTTTCAATTTTTGTTGATAAATGCTTTCGTACAATATTTCCGCACCACCACCACTGATATAGGACTCCGTACAACCTTTGTCACCACAATAACAAAGCGGCCCATTGGGGTCAATGCTCATGTGACCCCATTCTCCTCCAATGCTTTGCAGCCCCGTCAAAACTTTTTCGTCGAATACAATACCACCGCCACAGCCCGTTCCCATAATCACTCCAAAAACCAATTTGTTGCCTTTACCCGCTCCAAGTAGTGCTTCTGCCATCGCAAAGCAGTTGGCATCGTTTTGAATCGCTACCGAGTGTTGCAGCAATGCCTCCAAATCTTCCTTCAATGGCTGACCATTCATACAGACCGTATTGCTATTTTTGAGCAAACCCGTTTTTCGAGAAACTGCTCCCGGCGTACCAATGCCAAAAGTATGTGCTTGCTCTCCAATATGAGCGGTCATAGTCTGGTACATTTGATGAATGTTGCTCAAAATGTGCTGATAACCTTTTTCACGCTCAGTAGCTATGCGTTCCCGAAAGAGTTCTTGCCCGTTGCCATCCAAAATGATTCCTTCAATTTTAGTGCCTCCCAAATCAATGCCCAAACGGTATATATTCTCCATGCTATTTGTCTGTCATTTTTTGAAGGATAAAAATAAGAAAATTCTCTTGCTAAAAATTTCAATACTATACAACGTTACTAAAAAGCTGCTTATTCGGTTGTTTTGCCCAATATCTGCTATCCAATGCCATACAAATATTTCGGATAAAAGGCTTTCCGATTTGATTTACCTTCAATTGGAAATCGTCCGTTGAAAGCAAACCATCTTCTATCATGGGTTTCAATCGCTCCAAACCTTCGTACAGGGCATCACATTGAAGGTTTTCATCTAACCAATCTGTTTGATAGTTGCAAATCAAATTGAGAATATGCTGCCGCAAAACCTGGTCTTCCTTGTGAAGTAGATGCCCTTTTACAATCGGAAATTCACCCAATTCAACTCGTTTTTGATAGGCTTCAATGGTTTTTTCATTCTGCACAAAAGCAGTCCAACTATCACTAATCGAGGATGCGCCCAATGCCAAATTCAGCTTGGTATTGAAGGGGGTATAACCCATAAAATTTCTATGCAAAACCTCTGTCTTTGCAGCCTTGTAGAGGGCATCTGTTGGGAGGGCAAAGTGATCCAAACCTATTTCGCCATATCCCGAATCTTCCAACAATTTTTTTCCCAATTCGTATAAATCTCTTTTTGCCTGACCTGTCGGCAAATCTTTTTCGGAATAGGCTCTTTGGCTCGGACTGACCCACGGCACATGGGCATAACTGTAAAAAGCAATGCGGTCGGGACGCAGTGCGTTTACCTTCTCAAAAGTCGACAGAATGTGGGTAGGAGTTTGGAGAGGTAAGCCAAAAATCAAATCAAAATTGATAGAATCATAGCCTAGTTCCCTTGCTTCAATCACCACTCTTTCGACATCTTCGTAGGTCTGTTGACGGTTGATGATTTGGAGAATCTCGTTGTCAAAATCTTGTACGCCAATACTGATTCGGTTGAATCCACAGGCACGTAAGGTAGTAAGGTGTTGGAAAGTAGTGCTGGAAGGATGTGCTTCAAAACTAAAATGATGCGTGCTACTCAATTCTACTCCCTTCAAAATTTCTCCAATCAAATATTGAAGGTAGGTAGGCTGAAAAAAAGTGGGTGTTCCGCCTCCCAAATGGAGCTCCTTCAAAATGGGTTTTTGAGGAAAAATCGCCAAATATTGTTGCCATTCCTTCAATAGGCTCTCAATGTAAGGCTGTTCTACCTGGTGGTTTTTGGTGATGCGCTTATTGCAGCCACAGTAAGTACAGAGGCTTTCACAATAGGGTAGGTGAATGTACAAGCTGATTTCACTGTTTTCTACAAAAGAGTTTTGAACGCAGTTAATCCATTCTTTTTGGCTTGGTGGAGAGTCTTGCCAATAGGGAACGGTTGGATAACTTGTATATCTCGGAGCGGGTACATTGTATTTGGATAACAAATCTTGTTTCATTGCGACTAATTTTTCCTCAAATATAGTGGGACTTCCGTTGAGGAAAACTGATAATAATCAATTCAAAACATGATTTTATCCCAATGTTGTATGATAATGAATAGTATAGTTTTTTAAATGCTGCAAGACACCACGAATCGAGAATGGTTTGGAAAATAATTTTTTTTGCCATTGATTTTGAATGTATTAAAACTCACATCAGCCAGATTGTCACTTCTCTTTTTGCAATTTTCGCCATTCTGTCCTTGTTTTCCTTCTTCAATCCCAATGGTATAAAGTTTGACTAAGAATAATAGACCCATTGACAACATTGCAGCCGATATAACTGCTTGTAGTCATGTTTATTTAATTTTCCTTAAACAAACCGTAATATGATACACAAAGAATTTAAAGATCTTGGCGATATGATTGACCAAGTATTGAATGAGATTCCCAATTTTTTGGAGAAAACACATAAAGAAAGAAAAGAAGCCATGCGTGATTTCTTCAACAATGATTTTGACAAGCATTTTGATTTTCGCAACCGTAGCTCCAAGTATGGCAGAAGAGTTGCGAGAATGAATGTGGTAGAAAATGCCGAACATATTCAGATTGAACTATCTGCAGCAGGTCGCTCAAAAGCAGATTTTCAAATCAACCTTGAAGACAATCAAGTTTTGGTGATTAGTGC from Chitinophagales bacterium encodes:
- a CDS encoding ROK family protein, whose product is MENIYRLGIDLGGTKIEGIILDGNGQELFRERIATEREKGYQHILSNIHQMYQTMTAHIGEQAHTFGIGTPGAVSRKTGLLKNSNTVCMNGQPLKEDLEALLQHSVAIQNDANCFAMAEALLGAGKGNKLVFGVIMGTGCGGGIVFDEKVLTGLQSIGGEWGHMSIDPNGPLCYCGDKGCTESYISGGGAEILYESIYQQKLKLKEIVANYRLSETKAVEFMQQFFVNFGRAMSNLINILDPDIIVIGGGVSNIPELYTEGVEQVRQHVFSDSLETPIVQHHLGDSAGVIGAALIGI
- a CDS encoding glycosyltransferase family 39 protein → MKRENVNNKTALISISIFVLLLGLTRLLFSTGIEIDESEQSYLSQWLLLGYDIQPPLYTWTNIALIEVFGNHHWVYVFFRMVLMLMSYYGLFLIFSRMSQNKKIGFGAVIFSLFLAQFSTESLRHTHTVLVTVASIWSMVYLERIWQKPQWKYYVLLGFTLAMGILSKYNFLIFMSSVCLALLLLPKGRSILITSKTLVTLFITASIIGPHFTWIWQNIWELAGGVSSDLGSTSNDSMWMAKVLGLQVLLVNLLSFLSVFLVAFGLTHFRRLQSASQTKSEWIAFFEYFFLLVIGQLVFAVLIFNATIFHERWMQPFFVFFPGYCLLKCYPYSIPSKTWKLFQRMAYLASATILIIVVMRIAVFPYFFQKTIRLNLPHEQFCEDLQPIIAKNDIDLIVTDEVLLGGYLSMVFPETVVIVQEPKYAMVNLHAFGKNKNALLVWTWSWRTHEVHSAKKIPPSLQSLLETYQKERIAGNRLVR
- the hemN gene encoding oxygen-independent coproporphyrinogen III oxidase, whose translation is MKQDLLSKYNVPAPRYTSYPTVPYWQDSPPSQKEWINCVQNSFVENSEISLYIHLPYCESLCTYCGCNKRITKNHQVEQPYIESLLKEWQQYLAIFPQKPILKELHLGGGTPTFFQPTYLQYLIGEILKGVELSSTHHFSFEAHPSSTTFQHLTTLRACGFNRISIGVQDFDNEILQIINRQQTYEDVERVVIEARELGYDSINFDLIFGLPLQTPTHILSTFEKVNALRPDRIAFYSYAHVPWVSPSQRAYSEKDLPTGQAKRDLYELGKKLLEDSGYGEIGLDHFALPTDALYKAAKTEVLHRNFMGYTPFNTKLNLALGASSISDSWTAFVQNEKTIEAYQKRVELGEFPIVKGHLLHKEDQVLRQHILNLICNYQTDWLDENLQCDALYEGLERLKPMIEDGLLSTDDFQLKVNQIGKPFIRNICMALDSRYWAKQPNKQLFSNVV
- a CDS encoding Hsp20/alpha crystallin family protein; amino-acid sequence: MIHKEFKDLGDMIDQVLNEIPNFLEKTHKERKEAMRDFFNNDFDKHFDFRNRSSKYGRRVARMNVVENAEHIQIELSAAGRSKADFQINLEDNQVLVISAESVEDAKVEGATTIQKEWGFPAFKRTYPIPDNVDTNQISATYENGVLTVTLPKKKVEKKESIRIEVI
- a CDS encoding PepSY-like domain-containing protein; translated protein: MKNIIFFVLSIVCVGFMTSCDKEEVLSATDETVEQIIVSSNKTTLEDADIPIEITNYVAAKFPNNWIEQARLASGLGYEVWLDDYSEVFFSTDGEFLREGAPRGKHGRRGNFGELIALEDLPTTITDYVTANYSDATIERARLGDRGYLVGLDTGVSLLFDTEGNFEGERTCGGGDGDRGHNVAIEDLPSAITDYIAANYPDTAIERAKTYPDGYKVKLEDGTKLAFDTEGNLLEL